One segment of Solanum lycopersicum chromosome 1, SLM_r2.1 DNA contains the following:
- the LOC101261073 gene encoding uncharacterized protein, whose product MGICTSSPLMTKQNGSIMNLPVTKVAMVIQMNGKLQEFRQPITAGDILIQNPDFFLCSSEAMNVDSLVPQLAKDEILQLGQLYFLLPVSKLQTPLSLQDMCLLAVKASTALNDYCNLSNIVTRKFKKMHDCHIKNLNLRPQVYESPLPLQ is encoded by the coding sequence ATGGGTATCTGTACATCTTCACCATTGATGACAAAACAAAATGGAAGCATAATGAATTTGCCAGTTACTAAAGTAGCCATGGTGATTCAGATGAACGGAAAACTTCAAGAATTCCGGCAACCCATTACCGCCGGCGATATCCTTATCCAAAATCCTGATTTCTTCCTTTGTAGCTCAGAAGCCATGAATGTCGATTCATTAGTTCCTCAATTAGCCAAAGATGAAATCTTGCAGCTTGGTCagctttattttcttttgccGGTTTCTAAATTACAAACCCCACTTTCACTTCAAGATATGTGTTTACTTGCTGTTAAAGCAAGCACAGCTCTTAATGACTATTGTAATTTGTCCAATATAGTAACaagaaaattcaagaaaatgcaCGATTGTCATATTAAGAATTTGAACCTGAGACCTCAAGTTTACGAGTCACCTTTACCTCTACAATAG
- the LOC101260772 gene encoding uncharacterized protein: MKYNEIAHFSHPQHKLRYEYSEFPFKCDGCKEVGIGSRYKCTICDYDLHMHCAIPSPSITHPFYTKCSFQFLSRPPGNVPRYCNACEKDINGFMYHCRSCGFDLHPCCAKLPMVLDDGDVKLYLYRKISATCHRCGRKGRNRSWSYRSTCKKYNLHVACVKEMLVDSWHELYFGNEDHNYNNNSYNYRKLENKMPSLKGTLQTHHKKSKGKAQKCCEVAGLALQFIISAVLGDPTTLIAGVVGSLMSK, translated from the exons ATGAAGTACAATGAGATAGCTCATTTTAGCCACCCTCAACACAAACTAAGATATGAATACTCAGAATTTCCATTCAAATGTGATGGTTGTAAAGAAGTAGGCATAGGGTCACGTTACAAATGTACAATTTGTGACTATGATTTACATATGCATTGTGCAATTCCTTCACCTTCAATTACACATCCATTTTACACTAAATGTTCTTTCCAATTCCTCTCTCGTCCCCCCGGTAACGTACCGCGCTATTGCAACGCTTGTGAGAAGGACATAAATGGATTTATGTACCATTGTAGGTCTTGTGGATTTGATCTTCATCCATGTTGTGCTAAACTCCCTATGGTGCTTGATGATGGAGATGTTAAGCTTTACTTGTATAGAAAG ATAAGTGCAACATGCCACAGGTGTGGAAGGAAAGGGAGAAACAGAAGCTGGAGTTATAGATCTACATGCAAGAAATACAATTTACACGTGGCATGTGTTAAAGAGATGCTTGTAGATAGTTGGCATGAGCTCTACTTTGGTAATGAAGatcataattataacaataatagttataattatagaaaattggaaaataagATGCCAAGTCTAAAAGGTACACTTCAAACTCATCATAAAAAAAGCAAAGGCAAAGCCCAAAAATGTTGTGAAGTGGCTGGTTTAGCTTTGCAGTTTATTATATCTGCAGTACTTGGAGACCCTACAACTCTTATTGCTGGGGTAGTTGGTTCATTAATGTctaaataa